Proteins encoded together in one Scytonema millei VB511283 window:
- a CDS encoding SRPBCC family protein, translating into MTQIFEQSIEIAASATAVERCVTDLHLMHRWLNPALRCEPVGEWSTEIGSRSRFIIQVPLVKPTLECITIGRAPGLIVWGFEGFFQGSDRWECQPLSQGTRLLNRFEFDIPNPIVSWGFHTFAAPWTQADMKTQLQRLKQVAEEVSREQGAGSRE; encoded by the coding sequence ATGACACAAATATTTGAACAATCAATTGAGATTGCTGCTAGTGCAACGGCTGTCGAGCGTTGCGTTACCGACTTGCATCTAATGCATCGGTGGTTGAACCCAGCCCTGCGTTGCGAACCTGTAGGCGAGTGGAGTACGGAAATAGGTAGCCGCAGCCGTTTTATTATTCAAGTTCCCTTAGTCAAACCCACTTTAGAGTGCATCACGATCGGTCGCGCTCCTGGGTTAATTGTCTGGGGGTTTGAGGGTTTTTTTCAAGGTAGCGATCGCTGGGAGTGTCAGCCCTTATCCCAAGGAACGCGCCTGCTTAACCGCTTTGAATTTGATATACCCAATCCCATCGTTAGCTGGGGTTTCCACACCTTCGCCGCCCCCTGGACGCAAGCGGACATGAAAACTCAACTCCAGCGCCTCAAGCAGGTTGCTGAGGAAGTGAGCAGGGAGCAGGGAGCAGGGAGCAGGGAGTAG
- a CDS encoding pre-16S rRNA-processing nuclease YqgF — MHSTVILGFDPGRDKCGVAVMGLDGNLSYHQVVSAAEAIATIQALRQKYRISLLVMGDRTTSKQWQQKISQAQLEPLTIVMVDERNTTLEARDRYWQMYPPTGLSRLIPQGMRQPPRAIDDIVAILLIERYLLSRKS; from the coding sequence ATGCACTCAACTGTGATATTAGGCTTCGATCCTGGTCGAGATAAATGTGGTGTAGCAGTGATGGGACTGGATGGTAATTTGTCCTACCATCAAGTTGTATCAGCAGCAGAAGCGATCGCTACTATTCAAGCCTTGCGCCAAAAATACCGCATCTCCCTGTTAGTTATGGGCGATCGAACCACATCCAAACAGTGGCAGCAAAAAATTAGTCAAGCACAACTAGAACCGCTAACCATAGTCATGGTAGACGAACGCAACACGACTTTAGAAGCACGCGATCGCTACTGGCAGATGTATCCTCCAACTGGTCTTTCTCGCCTCATCCCGCAGGGAATGCGTCAACCCCCACGGGCGATCGACGATATTGTAGCAATATTGCTGATTGAAAGATACTTGTTAAGTCGTAAGTCGTAA
- a CDS encoding DUF3146 family protein: protein MSRKRLPETVAHVRITRQSWQHGLLEGEVCAGNFEWQFQWQFHRGELSVKPSQGRALIQEPLGRFLEQRDYQLEPGGDYAFKIRAEI, encoded by the coding sequence GTGAGTCGTAAACGATTACCAGAAACTGTTGCCCACGTTCGGATTACACGACAATCTTGGCAGCATGGTTTGCTAGAAGGAGAAGTGTGCGCTGGTAATTTTGAGTGGCAATTCCAGTGGCAATTTCACCGAGGCGAGTTATCTGTTAAACCTTCGCAAGGACGGGCATTGATCCAAGAACCTCTTGGTCGCTTTCTAGAGCAACGCGACTATCAGCTAGAACCAGGCGGAGATTATGCATTTAAAATTCGGGCAGAAATTTAA
- a CDS encoding GTP-binding protein — MHEPLEETELADELDKAIWGFDDIQAEINYKQAKDTLHNLVTRLDLKPQEREGLESEIAQLETMLENLEQRVVQIAVFGMVGRGKSSLLNALLGQQVFETGPLHGVTRSTQKAQWEVTEETIGTGDRYVKFTLPSSGDSQVELIDTPGLDEVDGETRAALAAQIANRADLILFAIAGDMTQVEHKALSQLRDVGKPILLVFNKIDQYPQADRIAIYHKIRDERVKELLSPDEIVMAAASPLTKKAIVRPDGTRSVQLSQGQPQIEELKLKILEILHREGKALVALNTMLYADNVNEQIVKRKLEIRASSAERLIWRATMTKAVAIALNPIMMVDLLSGAAIDLILILSLAKLYDIPMTQTGALQLLQKIALSLGGISASQLLANLGLSSLKSLLGIATPATGGITLAPYLSVAITQAGVAGVSAYSIGQVTKAYLANGATWGPEGPKAVITRILSSLDQTSILNRIKDELVAKLGARKES; from the coding sequence ATGCATGAGCCTTTAGAAGAGACGGAATTAGCCGATGAATTAGATAAGGCAATTTGGGGCTTTGATGATATTCAGGCAGAAATTAACTACAAACAGGCAAAAGATACTCTTCATAACTTAGTCACTCGTCTCGACCTCAAACCACAAGAACGAGAGGGATTAGAATCAGAAATCGCCCAGTTAGAGACGATGCTGGAAAATCTGGAGCAGAGGGTGGTGCAAATTGCTGTCTTCGGTATGGTAGGTAGGGGAAAATCATCTCTACTTAATGCTTTGTTAGGGCAGCAAGTCTTTGAAACGGGTCCATTGCATGGCGTAACTCGCAGCACTCAAAAAGCACAGTGGGAAGTTACAGAAGAAACGATTGGTACGGGCGATCGCTACGTTAAATTTACCTTGCCTAGTAGCGGTGATTCTCAAGTAGAATTGATTGACACCCCCGGCTTAGATGAGGTTGATGGGGAAACTCGCGCTGCCCTCGCCGCGCAAATTGCCAATCGTGCCGATCTGATTTTATTTGCGATCGCCGGAGATATGACGCAAGTAGAACACAAGGCTCTTTCCCAACTGCGAGACGTTGGCAAGCCGATCCTGTTGGTATTTAATAAAATCGACCAATATCCCCAAGCCGACCGGATAGCGATCTATCACAAAATTCGCGACGAACGAGTCAAAGAATTACTCTCTCCCGATGAAATTGTCATGGCGGCGGCTTCTCCTTTGACCAAAAAAGCGATCGTGCGTCCTGATGGAACCAGAAGCGTGCAACTCAGCCAGGGACAGCCGCAAATTGAGGAATTGAAATTAAAAATTCTCGAAATTTTACATCGGGAAGGCAAAGCTTTAGTTGCTCTCAATACAATGCTTTATGCCGACAACGTGAACGAGCAAATTGTCAAGCGTAAACTCGAAATTCGTGCCAGCAGTGCCGAGCGCTTGATTTGGCGGGCAACCATGACCAAAGCCGTAGCGATCGCCCTGAACCCAATAATGATGGTCGATCTGCTCAGTGGAGCTGCGATCGATTTAATCCTCATCCTGTCTCTAGCTAAGTTATATGACATACCGATGACACAGACAGGAGCCTTGCAATTGCTACAAAAAATCGCCCTGAGTTTGGGCGGAATTAGTGCCAGCCAATTGCTAGCAAATTTGGGCTTAAGTTCCCTGAAAAGCTTATTGGGTATAGCTACCCCCGCTACCGGGGGCATTACCCTGGCTCCCTACCTTTCTGTTGCTATTACCCAAGCAGGCGTGGCGGGTGTTTCTGCTTACAGCATCGGACAAGTGACAAAAGCATACCTCGCCAACGGCGCAACTTGGGGACCAGAAGGACCGAAAGCCGTCATTACGCGCATTTTGTCCTCCCTCGACCAAACTTCTATTCTGAATCGGATTAAAGATGAGTTGGTCGCGAAATTAGGGGCTAGAAAAGAGAGCTGA
- a CDS encoding DUF3084 domain-containing protein: protein MSTGFIWIAAIIILGGVIATVGDRIGTKVGKARLSLFKLRPRNTATLITILTGMVISFSTLGVLLAFDKRLRDGVFEIGRVQRLLELRRQDLTETRQQLETTTKAKTQVEQELTQAREEQKAQQIEAQRQQAAAQKRLKEINQSLRAALTKQIQTQAQLNRTRGQLERISAQYQQAQAQLNTVTGQARRLRQEIQQNQKELQALVAQRNQLKTRISQQDREIAKLDAEIQRRDLSIAQREALLKDLEKEAIALARNLQLLRQGNLALVRGQVLAARVVRIVRPSAARQAVEEILREANRNAMNQTQPGVEKISQRVVKISEKQVEQLIKQIDDGRDYFVRILAANNYVVGESSVQVFADVALNQQVFKPGEVLSRIEANPAVMTTREVRQRIDLLLEAAKFSAQRAGVLDENLLIADNRIQTLIRFFEQLQSYDRPLELKAIAAQNIYTAGPIAVELLATQNGQVIFSTQQSLPQPTEQGAGSREQGAGSREQGAEEQGAEEQGVGSGE, encoded by the coding sequence ATGTCCACCGGATTCATCTGGATTGCAGCAATTATTATTTTGGGGGGTGTAATCGCGACGGTGGGCGATCGCATCGGCACGAAAGTAGGCAAAGCGCGGCTGAGTTTGTTTAAACTGCGTCCCCGTAATACGGCTACTTTGATTACCATCTTGACTGGAATGGTAATTTCTTTTTCCACTTTGGGGGTTTTGCTAGCTTTTGACAAGCGGTTGCGAGATGGGGTCTTTGAGATTGGTAGGGTACAACGATTGCTGGAATTAAGGCGACAAGATTTAACCGAAACTCGACAGCAGTTAGAAACAACTACCAAAGCCAAAACTCAAGTCGAGCAAGAACTGACTCAAGCCAGGGAAGAACAGAAAGCTCAGCAGATAGAAGCTCAAAGACAGCAAGCAGCAGCCCAAAAGCGGTTGAAAGAAATTAATCAATCTTTACGGGCAGCCTTAACTAAACAAATACAAACCCAAGCTCAACTCAACCGCACTCGCGGTCAGCTCGAACGAATTTCTGCCCAATATCAGCAAGCGCAAGCGCAGCTGAACACGGTGACTGGACAAGCACGCAGGCTACGACAAGAAATTCAACAGAATCAGAAAGAACTGCAAGCATTAGTTGCCCAACGAAATCAACTTAAAACAAGAATTAGCCAGCAAGACCGAGAAATTGCCAAATTAGACGCAGAAATTCAGCGGCGAGACCTGAGTATTGCCCAAAGAGAAGCTTTACTGAAAGATTTGGAAAAAGAAGCAATTGCTTTAGCAAGGAACTTACAACTGCTGCGCCAGGGGAATCTTGCATTAGTCAGGGGTCAAGTCCTAGCGGCGCGGGTAGTGCGCATCGTTCGCCCTTCAGCCGCTCGTCAAGCTGTCGAAGAAATTTTGCGCGAAGCTAACCGTAATGCTATGAATCAAACTCAACCTGGAGTAGAAAAAATTTCCCAAAGGGTTGTCAAAATTTCGGAAAAACAAGTCGAACAGCTCATCAAGCAAATTGACGATGGGCGAGATTATTTCGTCCGCATTCTCGCTGCAAACAATTATGTGGTCGGGGAAAGTTCGGTGCAAGTTTTTGCTGATGTGGCGCTGAATCAACAAGTCTTTAAACCTGGAGAAGTATTATCTAGAATCGAAGCGAACCCAGCAGTAATGACAACCAGAGAAGTGAGACAACGCATAGATTTGTTGTTAGAAGCTGCTAAATTTAGCGCTCAACGTGCTGGAGTGTTGGATGAGAATCTCCTAATTGCCGACAATCGTATCCAAACCCTAATTCGCTTTTTCGAGCAACTCCAGAGCTACGATCGCCCATTAGAATTAAAAGCGATCGCCGCTCAGAATATTTACACTGCTGGACCTATAGCTGTCGAGCTACTGGCAACTCAAAACGGACAGGTGATATTTAGTACTCAACAGAGTTTACCGCAGCCAACGGAGCAGGGAGCAGGGAGCAGGGAGCAGGGAGCAGGGAGCAGGGAGCAGGGAGCAGAGGAGCAGGGAGCAGAGGAGCAGGGAGTGGGGAGTGGGGAGTAG
- a CDS encoding mechanosensitive ion channel: MNAIWHGITHFTNWDRPLQASWQHLAQAAPPVQQGQQAVERSVDYVQNIWGSLLAFIPNLLGAVLILALGLIVAAIAKAIVKGILNRTDIDNRIAASITGRSDSRDLPRVEELIANLVYWIVILFTVVAVLNALQLEVVSRPLGGFLNTVLSFIPRILGALIFLGVAWAIATIVKLITVRGLRAARLDERLDQRPQGVTRPPNQLSLSDTIGNALYWFIFLLFLIPILDTLGLQQALQPIEGLVSEILSALPNILVAVIIAAAGWLLATVVRRIVTNLLISTGIDQAGSRFGLRTTAGGQSLSGIIGTIVYVLILIPVAIAALQQLRIDAISTPAIAMLQQILNALPLIFTAALILILAYFLGRFVGDLVTNILTSIGFNNIFSVLGLPTLRRRSAAPSPTYEEPGAIPPPPTTGQPTVIQREPAPTISARTPAEIVGIIVFVGIMLFATVTAVNILGIPALTTLVSGIIVIFGRILAGLVVFAIGLFLANLAYNIITSSGDRQAQILGQIARIAIIALVSAMALQQIGIAQDIVNLAFGLLFGAIAVASAIAFGLGGREIAGQQVREILESFKQQRNLPPRV, encoded by the coding sequence ATGAATGCAATTTGGCACGGGATAACCCACTTCACTAACTGGGATAGACCCCTGCAAGCGTCTTGGCAACATTTGGCGCAAGCAGCACCACCAGTACAGCAGGGACAACAGGCTGTTGAGCGAAGTGTAGACTACGTACAAAATATTTGGGGTAGCTTGTTAGCGTTTATTCCTAACTTGCTGGGAGCAGTCTTAATTCTGGCGCTTGGTTTGATCGTGGCTGCGATCGCTAAAGCTATAGTTAAAGGCATCCTCAATCGCACGGATATTGACAACCGCATTGCAGCCAGCATTACTGGTCGTTCGGATAGCCGCGACTTACCCAGAGTCGAAGAACTGATTGCCAATCTAGTCTATTGGATTGTGATTCTCTTCACCGTAGTAGCGGTGCTAAACGCACTTCAACTAGAGGTGGTGTCTCGTCCTTTGGGTGGCTTCCTCAATACTGTACTGAGCTTCATTCCTCGGATACTAGGAGCGCTGATCTTCCTGGGTGTAGCTTGGGCAATTGCCACAATCGTGAAGTTGATTACAGTCCGAGGACTGCGCGCTGCTAGGCTAGACGAGCGTTTAGACCAGCGACCCCAAGGGGTAACTCGACCACCAAACCAGCTATCGCTCAGCGATACGATTGGCAATGCCTTGTACTGGTTTATATTTTTGCTGTTTTTAATTCCTATCCTCGATACTCTTGGTTTGCAGCAAGCATTACAACCAATAGAGGGTTTGGTGAGCGAGATCCTCTCAGCTTTACCAAATATTTTGGTAGCAGTCATTATTGCTGCTGCTGGTTGGTTGTTGGCGACTGTAGTGCGTCGGATCGTCACTAATTTGCTGATCTCAACTGGAATTGACCAAGCAGGATCGCGCTTTGGACTGCGAACCACGGCGGGAGGGCAATCTTTATCGGGAATTATTGGCACCATCGTCTACGTCCTGATTTTGATTCCAGTAGCGATCGCGGCACTACAACAACTGCGCATTGATGCGATCTCGACTCCGGCGATCGCCATGTTGCAACAGATCCTTAATGCTTTACCACTAATCTTTACAGCAGCATTAATTCTCATCCTGGCTTACTTCCTGGGGCGATTCGTTGGCGATTTGGTGACGAATATTCTCACAAGTATTGGTTTTAACAACATCTTCTCTGTGTTGGGACTGCCCACTCTCAGACGCAGAAGCGCCGCGCCAAGTCCCACCTATGAGGAACCAGGAGCAATTCCACCCCCACCAACGACGGGACAGCCAACAGTCATTCAAAGGGAACCAGCGCCTACAATCTCCGCTCGTACGCCAGCCGAAATTGTGGGCATTATTGTATTTGTAGGAATTATGCTGTTTGCCACGGTGACAGCAGTTAATATTTTGGGTATTCCTGCATTAACTACCCTAGTTAGCGGCATCATCGTAATTTTTGGGCGAATTTTAGCAGGATTGGTAGTATTCGCCATCGGTTTATTTTTGGCAAACCTGGCTTACAACATCATCACCAGTTCGGGCGATCGCCAAGCCCAGATTTTAGGACAGATAGCCCGTATAGCAATTATTGCCCTTGTCTCAGCGATGGCACTGCAACAGATCGGTATTGCCCAAGATATCGTGAATTTAGCATTTGGATTGCTATTTGGCGCGATCGCCGTTGCTTCTGCGATCGCCTTCGGTTTGGGTGGTCGGGAAATCGCCGGACAACAAGTACGGGAAATTCTCGAATCCTTCAAGCAGCAGCGTAATCTGCCTCCGCGTGTATAA